The Candidatus Nanohalovita haloferacivicina region GAAAATCTTTGATTTTCGCTCATATTATCGCTCTCCTACGATTATTTTTACGTGTGCGGCTTTTGTTTCTCCAGGATGTCTTCCTGGTGTTCTCATTTCGCGGCCTTTGTTTGTGATGATGTTCTGGACTTCTAGTGCTCCTGGGTTGAGGCCTTCGTGTTCTGCGTTTGATGCTGCAGATCTGAGGACTTCCAGGATTTCTTTTGAGGCTTTTTCCGGGTATCTTCCGGAGTCGCCGTGTCCGCTTCTGTGGCCGACGTCTGAGTTGAATTTTGTGTATGGGACTGCTAGGTCTTTCTCGATTACTTTTTCGAGTTTTCTTTCTGCTTTTTCTACGGAGTCGCCTTTGATGAAGCGTCCGATTTCTGTGCAGTCTTTCCATGATACGGGCATGTTTCGGCCCTGTGCCATTGCTTGGTGTGCGTCGAGTTCCATGCTAGATCACTACTTGAGTGGGATGTGTTTGGACGAACGTGTTGCACCAAGTCCTGGTGCGCTGTGTTCGACTTCTTTTCGGGTTCTTGCGAATTCTCCGAGGTAGTGGCCGAGCATTTCTGGCGCGATTTCTACTTCGATGAATCTTTGTCCGTTGTAGACTTCGATGGTTTTTCCGACCATCTGTGGTACTACGATCATTCCTCTTCTGTGGGTTTTGGCTCTGTCTTTTTCCTCGAGTGTTTCGAGGATTTTTTCTTCCTCTTCTCTTAGGCCTCTTTGAATCTTTCTGCGGCCTCTTGAGTTGAGGAGGTCGGCGAACTCTTCTAGTTCCATGTCTTTGAGTTCGTCGAGTGTTTTTCCTCTGAATGTGAATTCGTCTTGTTCTGCCATGTTTGGTCACCTTACTGCTTCTTCTTTCCGCTGCGGCTTGCAGCGATGTTTCCAACTTTACGCCCTGGTGATGCGTGTCTGGAAACTGTCTTTGCCTTTCCTGGTTTTGCTGATCCACCGAATGGGTGGTCTACTGCGTTCATTGCTACGCCGGATACCTTTGGATATGCTTTGCCTCTGGCTTTCATTGCCTTGGACTTGTTTCCGGCCTTTACGAATGGTTTCTCCTTTCTTCCGCCGCCTGCTACTTTTCCTACTGTTGCACGGCATTGTGTATTCAGTTTCTTGAATTCTCCACTTGGAAGTTTTACTCTTACTCCGTCTTTTTCGTGTGTTACTACGAATGCGTATGTTCCTGAACTTCTGGCGATGTGGCCGCCGTCGTTTGGCTGTAGTTCTAGGTTGTGGATTGGTACTCCTTCTGGGAGTTCTCCTAGTGGTAGTGTGTTTCCTGGTTTTACTTCTGCGGATACTCCTAGTTCTATTTCGTCTCCTACTGCCAGGCCTTCTGGTGCTAGAATGTTTCTTTGTTCTCCGTCTTCGTATTCTACTACTGCGACTGGAGATGTTCTGCCTGGGTCGTGGATTAGGTCTACTACTGTTCCTTTTGTTTCTGCTCTTTTGGTTTCTACGTCTCCTTTGCTTTTGTGTGAGTTGGATTGGTAGTTTGGAGATCCTTTTCCTCTTCTTTGTTGTCTTAGTGGGCTTCCCATCTTACATCATACCTAGTTCGGTTGCGACGTCCATTGCGGAGTCGGTTTCTGAGAGTTTTACGTAGGCCTTTTTCTCGGCGTTTGGCGTGATGTTTGTGTTTACGTTTGTGACTGTAACATCGAACAGTGTTTCTACTGCGTCTTCTACCTGGTTCTTGTTTGCATCGAGGTTGACCATTAGGACTAGTTTGTTTTCTTCGTCGATCATGTCCATTGCTTGTTCGGTCATGTGTGGGTTCTCGATGATTTTCCAGGCTTTGTCGTCTTCCATTTTGTGATTCACCTTTTATTGGAAAAGTTCCTCTTCTTCAAGTTTTTCCAGTGCTTTTTCGCTCCATACTGTTAGCCGTCCTGGCTCTGCTCCTGGAGCTAGTTTTTCTGCGTTGAGCTGGTCTACTAGTGATACTTCTACGCCTGCTAGGTTGCTTCCTGCGTTTTTGATTCCTT contains the following coding sequences:
- a CDS encoding 50S ribosomal protein L23, with the protein product MEDDKAWKIIENPHMTEQAMDMIDEENKLVLMVNLDANKNQVEDAVETLFDVTVTNVNTNITPNAEKKAYVKLSETDSAMDVATELGMM
- a CDS encoding 30S ribosomal protein S19; translated protein: MAEQDEFTFRGKTLDELKDMELEEFADLLNSRGRRKIQRGLREEEEKILETLEEKDRAKTHRRGMIVVPQMVGKTIEVYNGQRFIEVEIAPEMLGHYLGEFARTRKEVEHSAPGLGATRSSKHIPLK
- the rplV gene encoding 50S ribosomal protein L22, which gives rise to MELDAHQAMAQGRNMPVSWKDCTEIGRFIKGDSVEKAERKLEKVIEKDLAVPYTKFNSDVGHRSGHGDSGRYPEKASKEILEVLRSAASNAEHEGLNPGALEVQNIITNKGREMRTPGRHPGETKAAHVKIIVGER
- a CDS encoding 50S ribosomal protein L2; this encodes MGSPLRQQRRGKGSPNYQSNSHKSKGDVETKRAETKGTVVDLIHDPGRTSPVAVVEYEDGEQRNILAPEGLAVGDEIELGVSAEVKPGNTLPLGELPEGVPIHNLELQPNDGGHIARSSGTYAFVVTHEKDGVRVKLPSGEFKKLNTQCRATVGKVAGGGRKEKPFVKAGNKSKAMKARGKAYPKVSGVAMNAVDHPFGGSAKPGKAKTVSRHASPGRKVGNIAASRSGKKKQ